Proteins from one Pseudoliparis swirei isolate HS2019 ecotype Mariana Trench chromosome 22, NWPU_hadal_v1, whole genome shotgun sequence genomic window:
- the nradd gene encoding tumor necrosis factor receptor superfamily member 16 — protein MRPFVICALLLLKITLGDACASGRFTESGQCCRLCPAGFGLKVACGKEDTKCTPCPQGTFSSSEGLGPCLPCAKCPPSVPMVASCSATQDTQCECDNGFFFLSSHGLCAPCSKCTRSQGAIRPCGIQGDTQCQICGPGTFSEELISTKPCQTCTRCSDSEVEIQHCMPNFDSLCMDKQLHILSRPALGGSDAPRWPGVEEGETSPAPGTPKLPLEDKGGSNHILAYVSVLAAVVLGLLLYVAYKCWRSCKQKRALSKARAAELGASPEGEKLQSDSGVFLDSQSIQDNQPSKGTKRDSKQDNRLYINLPPHRQEEVERLLQEGGGRGWRHLGAALGFEPEQLDLFGRGEAPSHTLLSNWAQKEGSTLGLLCSALARIERPDVVTALNSPTQGVSLV, from the exons ATGAGACCGTTTGTCATCTGCGCGCTGCTGCTCTTAAAA ATTACTCTTGGAGATGCCTGTGCCAGTGGCCGGTTCACTGAATCGGGGCAGTGTTGCCGTCTCTGTCCTGCTGGCTTCGGATTGAAGGTAGCTTGTGGGAAAGAGGATACCAAGTGCACACCATGCCCACAGG GAACGTTTTCCTCATCCGAAGGTCTCGGCCCTTGCCTTCCCTGTGCTAAGTGCCCCCCCAGTGTTCCCATGGTGGCCTCTTGCTCGGCCACTCAAGACACACAATGTGAATGTGACAACGGCTTCTTCTTTTTGAGCAGCCATGGCCTGTGTGCACCTTGCTCCAAATGCACCCGCTCTCAGGGTGCTATCCGGCCGTGCGGTATACAGGGTGACACGCAGTGCCAGATCTGTGGCCcgggaacattttctgaggagCTAATTAGCACCAAACCCTGCCAGACCTGCACCCGGTGCTCTGACAGTGAAGTGGAAATCCAACACTGCATGCCCAACTTTGACTCACTGTGCATGG ATAAGCAGCTGCACATTCTTTCTCGTCCTGCTCTGGGGGGGTCTGATGCTCCTCGCTGGCCAGGTGTTGAGGAGGGGGAGACCAGTCCTGCTCCTGGAACGCCCAAGTTACCACTGGAGGACAAGGGAGGCAGCAACCACATTCTGGCCTACGTTTCTGTTCTGGCTGCCGTGGTGCTGGGCCTGCTCCTCTATGTGGCTTATAAATG CTGGAGATCGTGTAAACAGAAGAGGGCTCTTTCTAAGGCCCGGGCAGCTGAGTTGGGAGCGTCTCCGGAGGGAGAGAAGCTCCAAAGTGACAGTGGTGTATTTCTGGACTCTCAAAGCATACAGGACAACCAGCCCAGCAAAG gtacgAAGAGGGACAGCAAGCAGGACAACCGTTTGTACATCAACCTACCACCCCACAGACAGGAAGAGGTGGagcgcctcctgcaggagggagGGGGCCGAGGCTGGAGGCATTTGGGCGCAGCTCTGGGTTTCGAGCCCGAACAGCTGGACCTGTTTGGGCGGGGAGAGGCTCCTTCTCACACACTGCTCTCTAACTGGGCCCAGAAAGAAGGTTCCACTCTGGGACTGCTGTGCTCTGCACTGGCCCGCATTGAGAGGCCCGATGTGGTCACAGCTCTTAACAGCCCCACGCAGGGCGTCTCTCTGGTCTGA